In one window of Nicotiana tabacum cultivar K326 chromosome 12, ASM71507v2, whole genome shotgun sequence DNA:
- the LOC107795773 gene encoding uncharacterized protein LOC107795773, whose product MAVKGFAVLLFVAMLLMSIDSMAQQRDPVCAALCAIRCGTRPVCLARCLAGCFIASNDTLDESHSTSVEARNRVCNVGCSLGHCSQFLFQYDNEKFGTCMANCSENYCIGNSTLEKA is encoded by the exons ATGGCAGTGAAAGGTTTTGCGGTGTTGTTGTTCGTTGCAATGCTTCTCATGTCAATAGATTCCATGGCTCAACAACGTGATCCCGTATGCGCAGCATTATGCGCAATTAGGTGTGGAACAAGGCCTGTATGCTTAGCTAGGTGCCTTGCTGGTTGCTTTATTGCAAGTAATGACACCTTAGACGAATCTCATTCTACTTCAGTTGAAGCTAGAAACCGCGTCTGCAATGTTGGATGTTCCCTTGGCCATTGTTCCCAATTCCTATTCCAATATG ATAACGAGAAGTTTGGAACTTGCATGGCAAACTGCAGTGAGAACTATTGCATTGGCAACAGTACTCTAGAGAAAGCTTAA